The proteins below come from a single Acidobacteriota bacterium genomic window:
- a CDS encoding metalloregulator ArsR/SmtB family transcription factor, whose product MSKPLTPDTLRVVAQRLKVLAEPARLEVLNVLRAGPLNVSELIAETGLNQANLSKHLQLLHANGFVTRRRDGLFVIYQLADASVFQLCDLMCGQAKRHAASQARHLAAVR is encoded by the coding sequence TTGAGCAAGCCACTCACGCCTGACACGCTGCGCGTGGTGGCCCAGCGCCTCAAGGTGCTGGCGGAACCGGCGCGGCTCGAGGTGCTGAACGTGTTGCGCGCAGGTCCGCTGAACGTCAGCGAGTTGATCGCCGAAACCGGGTTGAACCAGGCCAACCTGTCGAAGCACCTGCAGTTGCTGCATGCCAACGGGTTCGTCACCCGGCGGCGCGACGGCTTGTTCGTGATTTACCAGCTGGCCGACGCGAGCGTGTTCCAGCTCTGCGACCTCATGTGCGGGCAGGCGAAGCGCCATGCGGCGTCGCAGGCCAGGCACCTGGCCGCCGTGCGCTGA
- a CDS encoding rhodanese-like domain-containing protein, with protein MFVKRFFEPSIAQASYMIGCQANGEAIVIDANRDIDQYVQAAALEGLRITHVTETHIHADYVSGSRALAHATGATLYLSDEGDADWKYGFASEGRLLHDGDRLTIGNIHIDVLHTPGHTPEHLSFLVTDGAAADQPIAAVTGDFVFVGDVGRPDLLERAANLKGTMEAGARMLWKSLQKFAAREDWLQIWPGHGAGSACGKGISAIPSSTLGYERRFNWAFNVKTEAEFVTRVLEGQPEPPAYFANMKRVNKEGPALLGPYQAPPRLADGKLGELLAAGALVVDTRPAEQFAGQHVPGTLNIPLNSSFVTWAGWLVPFTADLYLIADEATSARLPEVSRLLASIGIDRIAGWLGTSAVAASHGLRSTPQITAAELQAKLASGGVTVVDVRSAAEWAGGHLPGAVHIPLGYLGERGRSLPASQPIVVQCQAGARSAIAASLLERLGISNVTNLTGGFSAWESAGLPVEGRLEQATHA; from the coding sequence ATGTTCGTCAAACGTTTCTTTGAACCGTCGATCGCGCAGGCCAGCTACATGATTGGCTGCCAGGCCAACGGCGAAGCGATCGTGATCGATGCGAACCGCGACATCGACCAGTACGTCCAGGCCGCGGCGCTCGAAGGCCTCCGCATCACGCACGTCACCGAAACCCACATTCACGCCGACTACGTCTCGGGGTCGCGCGCGCTGGCCCACGCGACCGGCGCCACGCTGTATCTCTCGGATGAGGGCGACGCCGACTGGAAGTACGGGTTTGCCTCGGAAGGCCGGCTGCTGCACGACGGCGATCGGCTCACCATCGGCAACATCCACATCGATGTCCTGCACACGCCCGGCCACACCCCCGAGCACTTGTCGTTCCTCGTCACCGACGGCGCGGCCGCCGACCAGCCGATCGCAGCCGTCACCGGCGACTTCGTCTTCGTCGGCGACGTCGGCCGGCCCGACCTGCTCGAACGCGCCGCCAACCTCAAGGGGACGATGGAGGCGGGGGCGAGGATGTTGTGGAAGAGCCTGCAGAAGTTCGCGGCGCGCGAGGACTGGCTGCAGATCTGGCCGGGACACGGCGCCGGCTCGGCCTGCGGCAAGGGCATCAGCGCGATCCCTTCGTCGACACTCGGCTACGAACGCCGCTTCAATTGGGCGTTCAACGTGAAGACCGAAGCCGAGTTCGTCACGCGCGTGCTCGAGGGGCAGCCAGAGCCGCCGGCCTACTTTGCCAATATGAAGCGCGTGAACAAGGAAGGCCCCGCGCTGCTCGGTCCGTACCAGGCGCCGCCGCGGCTGGCGGACGGCAAGCTCGGTGAGCTGCTGGCCGCCGGCGCGCTGGTCGTCGACACGCGGCCGGCCGAGCAATTTGCCGGACAGCACGTCCCCGGCACGTTGAATATTCCGTTGAACAGCTCGTTTGTGACCTGGGCGGGTTGGCTGGTGCCGTTCACCGCGGACCTCTACCTGATTGCAGATGAGGCGACCTCGGCCCGGTTGCCGGAAGTCTCGCGGCTGTTGGCGTCGATCGGCATCGATCGCATTGCCGGCTGGCTCGGCACGTCGGCCGTCGCGGCCAGTCACGGACTTCGCTCGACGCCGCAGATCACCGCCGCCGAGTTGCAGGCGAAGCTCGCCTCGGGCGGCGTCACGGTGGTCGATGTCCGAAGCGCCGCCGAATGGGCAGGGGGCCACCTGCCCGGCGCGGTTCACATTCCGCTCGGCTACCTGGGCGAACGTGGTCGAAGCCTGCCGGCGTCCCAGCCGATCGTGGTGCAATGCCAGGCCGGTGCGCGGTCGGCCATTGCCGCGTCGCTGCTCGAACGCCTCGGCATTTCGAATGTGACGAACCTGACCGGCGGCTTCTCAGCGTGGGAGTCGGCGGGACTGCCGGTGGAGGGCCGCCTTGAGCAAGCCACTCACGCCTGA
- a CDS encoding sulfite exporter TauE/SafE family protein, translating to MTLTAAALAIGIGLVMGLLGGGGSILAIPALTLWLHFPPKEAVVISLAVVGIAATAGAVGSFWRGTLPLAAGLIVGLAATVGALLGGFVGAQLADVTQMRMLGVVMLAAAALMFWNPVTVASPAARRSVPVLLAIGFPLGMLTGLIGVGGGFLIVPALVLVARLPMREATGASLVVMAMAAASGLPGYLVTTPLAPSFVGPFAAVAATGALAGGMITHRLPQRRVQQAFAATLVVLGSYVLIRS from the coding sequence TGGCGATTGGCATTGGCCTGGTCATGGGCCTGCTTGGCGGTGGTGGCTCGATCCTCGCCATCCCGGCCTTGACGCTGTGGCTCCACTTCCCTCCGAAAGAAGCCGTCGTCATCAGCCTGGCGGTGGTCGGCATTGCCGCCACGGCCGGCGCGGTGGGCAGTTTCTGGCGCGGCACGCTGCCCCTGGCCGCCGGCCTGATCGTCGGGCTGGCCGCCACCGTGGGAGCGCTGCTCGGGGGCTTCGTCGGCGCGCAGTTGGCCGACGTCACGCAGATGCGCATGCTCGGCGTGGTGATGCTGGCGGCCGCGGCGCTGATGTTCTGGAATCCGGTCACGGTTGCCTCACCAGCGGCGCGCCGTTCGGTACCGGTGCTGCTGGCGATCGGGTTTCCCCTGGGGATGCTGACGGGCCTGATCGGGGTTGGGGGCGGCTTCCTGATTGTGCCGGCGCTGGTGCTCGTGGCGCGGCTGCCCATGCGCGAAGCGACCGGCGCCTCGCTGGTGGTGATGGCGATGGCCGCCGCCTCCGGACTGCCCGGATATCTGGTGACCACCCCGCTCGCGCCATCGTTCGTCGGACCTTTTGCAGCGGTGGCCGCCACCGGCGCCCTGGCCGGCGGCATGATCACCCACCGCCTGCCGCAACGCCGCGTGCAGCAAGCCTTCGCGGCGACGCTCGTGGTGCTGGGATCGTATGTACTCATCCGTTCGTGA